A segment of the Peptoclostridium acidaminophilum DSM 3953 genome:
ATAAAGCCAAAGTAGTTGCAGATTGAATGCCGACTGATATTGGACTAGCTGCCGAGTACGTTCGAATTGAATGTGTACTGAAGTACCTATAGACTGATAACATGGGGTAACCCGAAAACTAAATAAGAAAGGCAAGAGACCGAGGAGAAATATCCTGGGTCTTTTTTTATGCCGTTTTTTAGGAGGGACTATGTATCAGTGCAGAGCTCCTCCTTTTTGATTTCAAGAACAAAGCAGAAACAAAACTTGAAATTAATTAGGAGGATACCATGAGTAAAGAATATTTTATTTTCGTTGAAGGAAAACGAATTGTAGTAAGCAAAGAGGTGTACCAAGCATACTGGCATGAAACAAATAAAGAGAATTATCAAAGGCGGCTGGATAGAGAAAACCAGTTGCTTTTCTTTTGTGACTTAGATCATGACGGAAATTTTGAGGGAAATCTTATTGACCAAAATGTCGATGTGGAAAAACTCGTTGAAACTCGCCAAAGAATTGAAGAACTGAATAGAGCATTAGCTTCTCTAACAAATGAAGAAAGGGAAATCATTGATGCCCTTTATTTTCGTGATGAAACAACAAGGAATGTTGCCAGTAGCTTTGGACTTCATCAAACCAGCCTAATCAGAAAAAGGAATCAGATTCTAAAGAAACTAAAAATAATTTTAGAAAATTTCTAAGTTAGGTGTGTTCAAGAGGGTCGAATTTTCACTCTAAAGGTGAGGGGGAATTTGATCCTTTTTGCTTTTTTACCAAACGACAAGTCGGTAAGTGCAAACAAAAAAAGGACTCCTCTCCCATTAGGGACTGATCCTTGAAAACTGAATAGACCATAACGAGACGTTAATCAAAGTGTAGCGTGTATGCATCTTCGCCGAAACCTTCCTACCACAAGTTGGTAAAAATGAATACCTGTTTGTCCAGACAGAGGAAATAAGGAAGCGAGCGATAAAAGATGACTGAAAAATGGAAGTCGGGAACTTTCATTCGCAGTGACCACTTTGAGGACAATGATACTTCTACAGTTGAAGCCGGCTCATCTGAACAGGGGCGGAGGTGAGATTCCTATGTAGCTAACCCATAGCACTCGTTAATGTCAAAAAACTTATTTTAAAAACCAAAACTAATAGAAACGAGG
Coding sequences within it:
- a CDS encoding sigma-70 RNA polymerase sigma factor region 4 domain-containing protein codes for the protein MSKEYFIFVEGKRIVVSKEVYQAYWHETNKENYQRRLDRENQLLFFCDLDHDGNFEGNLIDQNVDVEKLVETRQRIEELNRALASLTNEEREIIDALYFRDETTRNVASSFGLHQTSLIRKRNQILKKLKIILENF